One genomic region from Scomber scombrus chromosome 19, fScoSco1.1, whole genome shotgun sequence encodes:
- the manba gene encoding beta-mannosidase isoform X1 codes for MLGVSLLCLFLGVLSGSSSETERHQTLSLEGKWRLSNSNESLSLPADVPGCVHSALQQQGYIKDPYFRFNDLSYRWIALDNWTYTTTFTVSAQLRAKQEVLLIFDGVDTIASIWLNGVVVGNTDNMFRRYDFPVRDLLKDGDNVLKVSFMSPVYYASERRKAHSAYRVPPECPPDVQKGECHVNFIRKEQSSFSWDWGPSFPTMGLWKGVQLEAFDVLQLIQISSVALYNVSVSQWRVQVELLVDAVQTTNGEVTFSVPELVSERTAQTQFLPGKTKNSFTLHINTSSQVKLWWPNGHGEQPFYCFTVTVRGSQGGSLILNTESKVYFRTVELVQEPVVGSPGLSFYFRINGKPVFLKGSNWIPAHSFQDQVTPAVLKNLLQSAVDANMNALRVWGGGVYEQDLFYSLCDEMGIMVWQDFMFACAMYPTETDFIQSVREEVIQQVRRLKSHPSIIIWSGNNENEAALATNWFDIPVSQKPTYVKDYVTLYVNNIRAIVQEEDQSRPFLVSSPTNGAESEQQGWVAANPYDPHYGDTHFYSYILDCWDWRTFPRTRFASEYGFQSWPSFSTLQPVSIPEDWSYSSNFTSHRQHHADGNQQMLQQAALHFHLPNSTDPLKRFTDTLYLTQVMQAQCVKAQTEFYRRSQSEIIEGKGQTMGALYWQLNDIWQAPSWSSIEFGGKWKMLHHFAQSFFAAVLPVGFEDDDTLFIYAVSDLSHDLKLRAAVSVYSWSDLDPVCTLKSDLVLVPGGSAVVIFKQPVSALLAGCGHCTRLTCLLTFHLEDSDGQQGPTNHHFLCSPKDAQGLQRPNITAKVQEDKTGYAVTLLSSSVAPFVWLDVGNIPGRFSSNGFLMVSRNRTVSFNAWRPTSVSELSKSLTVTSLRDVY; via the exons ATGCTTGgtgtttctttgttgtgtttgtttttgggagTTTTATCTGGATCCTCTTCAGAAACGGAGAGGCATCAAACTTTGAGTCTGGAGGGTAAATGGAGACTTTCAAACTCTAATgagtctctgtctctgcctgcaGATGTGCCTGGATGTGTTCACtcagctctgcagcagcaggGATACATAAAG GACCCGTATTTCAGGTTCAATGATCTGTCTTATCGGTGGATTGCTCTCGACAACTGGACGTACACGACCACGTTTACTGTGTCTGCCCAGCTGAG GGCCAAACAGGAGGTGCTTCTCATCTTTGACGGCGTCGACACCATAGCTTCAATCTGGCTCAATGGGGTCGTCGTGGGCAACACAGACAACATGTTTCGCCGATAT gACTTTCCAGTCAGAGACTTGCTGAAGGACGGAGATAACGTGCTGAAAGTTAGCTTCATGTCTCCTGTTTATTATGCGTCTGAACGGAGGAAAGCTCATTCTGCATACAGAGTTCCTCCTGAATGTCCTCCAGATGTTCAGAAGGGGGAATGTCACGTCAACTTCATCAGAAAA GAGCAGAGCTCTTTCAGTTGGGATTGGGGGCCTTCGTTTCCCACTATGGGGCTGTGGAAAGGAGTTCAACTGGAGGCGTTCGATGTGCTGCAGCTCATCCAGATTTCCTCTGTTGCTCTCTACA ACGTCAGCGTCTCTCAGTGGAGAGTCCAGGTCGAGCTGCTCGTTGATGCGGTTCAGACAACAAACGGGGAAGTCACTTTCTCCGTACCCGAGCTGGTCTCAGAGCGGACGGCCCAGACACAGTTTCTACCAGGAAAGACCAAGAACAGCTTCACCTTACACATCAACACG AGTAGCCAGGTGAAGCTGTGGTGGCCCAACGGACACGGTGAACAACCCTTTTACTGCTTCACCGTCACCGTCAGAGGATCTCAGGGTGGATCTTTAATACTGAACACGGAGTCAAAG GTGTATTTCCGTACAGTGGAACTGGTCCAGGAGCCCGTCGTCGGGTCCCCGGGCCTGAGCTTTTATTTCCGCATCAATGGAAAACCAGTTTTCCTCAAAGGCTCCAACTGGATCCCGGCCCACTCCTTCCAGGACCAAGTCACCCCTGCCGT CTTAAAGAACTTGTTGCAGTCGGCGGTGGACGCTAATATGAACGCCCTCAGGGTTTGGGGAGGAGGAGTGTATGAACAGGATCTGTTCTACAGCCTCTGTGATGAGATGGGAATCATG GTTTGGCAGGATTTTATGTTTGCCTGCGCTATGTATCCCACTGAGACTGACTTCATACAATCAGTAAGAGAAGAAGTCATTCAACAG GTTCGGCGCCTGAAGTCTCACCCTTCCATAATAATTTGGAGCGGAAACAATGAAAACGAAGCCGCTCTGGCGACAAACTGGTTCGACATCCCGGTTTCCCAGAAGCCTACGTATGTGAAAGACTACGTGACGCTGTATGTGAACAACATACGGGCGATCGTTCAAGAG GAGGACCAGAGTCGCCCCTTTCTTGTCTCCAGTCCGACAAACGGAGCTGAATCGGAGCAGCAGGGTTGGGTGGCGGCGAACCCCTACGACCCTCATTATGGGGACACACACTTCTACAGCTACATCCTGGACTGCTGGGATTGGCGGACTTTCCCTCGAACCCGGTTCGCCTCTGAATACGGCTTCCAGTCGTGGCCTTCCTTCTCCACTCTGCAGCCG GTTTCCATCCCAGAAGACTGGAGCTACAGCAGTAACTTCACCTCCCATCGTCAGCACCACGCGGACGGGAACCAGCAGATGTTGCAGCAGGCTGCTTTACACTTCCACCTGCCGAACTCCACAGATCCACTGAAAAGATTCACAGACACACTCTACCTCACTCag GTCATGCAGGCGCAGTGCGTCAAGGCTCAGACTGAGTTTTATCGACGGAGTCAGAGTGAGATCATCGAGGGCAAAGGTCAAACCATGGGCGCTCTCTACTGGCAGCTCAATGATATTTGGCAGGCGCCTTCCTGGTCATCGATAG AGTTTGGTGGGAAGTGGAAAATGTTGCATCATTTCGCACAGAGCTTCTTTGCGGCCGTCCTGCCCGTCGGTTTTGAGGATGATGACACGCTCTTCATCTACGCCGTCTCAGACCTGAGTCATGACCTGAAGCTCAGGGCGGCG GTTTCGGTGTACTCGTGGAGTGATCTGGATCCTGTGTGCACACTGAAGTCAGACCTGGTTCTGGTACCCGGAGGCAGCGCCGTGGTCATATTCAAACAGCCAGTTTCCGCCCTGCTGGCAGGATGCGGCCACTGCACCCGCCTCACCTGCCTGCTCACCTTCCACCTAGAGGACAGCGACGGCCAGCAGGGTCCCACCAACCACCACTTTCTCTGCTCACCTAAAGACGCTCAGGGCCTCCAGAGACCAAACATTACA
- the manba gene encoding beta-mannosidase isoform X2, whose protein sequence is MFRRYDFPVRDLLKDGDNVLKVSFMSPVYYASERRKAHSAYRVPPECPPDVQKGECHVNFIRKEQSSFSWDWGPSFPTMGLWKGVQLEAFDVLQLIQISSVALYNVSVSQWRVQVELLVDAVQTTNGEVTFSVPELVSERTAQTQFLPGKTKNSFTLHINTSSQVKLWWPNGHGEQPFYCFTVTVRGSQGGSLILNTESKVYFRTVELVQEPVVGSPGLSFYFRINGKPVFLKGSNWIPAHSFQDQVTPAVLKNLLQSAVDANMNALRVWGGGVYEQDLFYSLCDEMGIMVWQDFMFACAMYPTETDFIQSVREEVIQQVRRLKSHPSIIIWSGNNENEAALATNWFDIPVSQKPTYVKDYVTLYVNNIRAIVQEEDQSRPFLVSSPTNGAESEQQGWVAANPYDPHYGDTHFYSYILDCWDWRTFPRTRFASEYGFQSWPSFSTLQPVSIPEDWSYSSNFTSHRQHHADGNQQMLQQAALHFHLPNSTDPLKRFTDTLYLTQVMQAQCVKAQTEFYRRSQSEIIEGKGQTMGALYWQLNDIWQAPSWSSIEFGGKWKMLHHFAQSFFAAVLPVGFEDDDTLFIYAVSDLSHDLKLRAAVSVYSWSDLDPVCTLKSDLVLVPGGSAVVIFKQPVSALLAGCGHCTRLTCLLTFHLEDSDGQQGPTNHHFLCSPKDAQGLQRPNITAKVQEDKTGYAVTLLSSSVAPFVWLDVGNIPGRFSSNGFLMVSRNRTVSFNAWRPTSVSELSKSLTVTSLRDVY, encoded by the exons ATGTTTCGCCGATAT gACTTTCCAGTCAGAGACTTGCTGAAGGACGGAGATAACGTGCTGAAAGTTAGCTTCATGTCTCCTGTTTATTATGCGTCTGAACGGAGGAAAGCTCATTCTGCATACAGAGTTCCTCCTGAATGTCCTCCAGATGTTCAGAAGGGGGAATGTCACGTCAACTTCATCAGAAAA GAGCAGAGCTCTTTCAGTTGGGATTGGGGGCCTTCGTTTCCCACTATGGGGCTGTGGAAAGGAGTTCAACTGGAGGCGTTCGATGTGCTGCAGCTCATCCAGATTTCCTCTGTTGCTCTCTACA ACGTCAGCGTCTCTCAGTGGAGAGTCCAGGTCGAGCTGCTCGTTGATGCGGTTCAGACAACAAACGGGGAAGTCACTTTCTCCGTACCCGAGCTGGTCTCAGAGCGGACGGCCCAGACACAGTTTCTACCAGGAAAGACCAAGAACAGCTTCACCTTACACATCAACACG AGTAGCCAGGTGAAGCTGTGGTGGCCCAACGGACACGGTGAACAACCCTTTTACTGCTTCACCGTCACCGTCAGAGGATCTCAGGGTGGATCTTTAATACTGAACACGGAGTCAAAG GTGTATTTCCGTACAGTGGAACTGGTCCAGGAGCCCGTCGTCGGGTCCCCGGGCCTGAGCTTTTATTTCCGCATCAATGGAAAACCAGTTTTCCTCAAAGGCTCCAACTGGATCCCGGCCCACTCCTTCCAGGACCAAGTCACCCCTGCCGT CTTAAAGAACTTGTTGCAGTCGGCGGTGGACGCTAATATGAACGCCCTCAGGGTTTGGGGAGGAGGAGTGTATGAACAGGATCTGTTCTACAGCCTCTGTGATGAGATGGGAATCATG GTTTGGCAGGATTTTATGTTTGCCTGCGCTATGTATCCCACTGAGACTGACTTCATACAATCAGTAAGAGAAGAAGTCATTCAACAG GTTCGGCGCCTGAAGTCTCACCCTTCCATAATAATTTGGAGCGGAAACAATGAAAACGAAGCCGCTCTGGCGACAAACTGGTTCGACATCCCGGTTTCCCAGAAGCCTACGTATGTGAAAGACTACGTGACGCTGTATGTGAACAACATACGGGCGATCGTTCAAGAG GAGGACCAGAGTCGCCCCTTTCTTGTCTCCAGTCCGACAAACGGAGCTGAATCGGAGCAGCAGGGTTGGGTGGCGGCGAACCCCTACGACCCTCATTATGGGGACACACACTTCTACAGCTACATCCTGGACTGCTGGGATTGGCGGACTTTCCCTCGAACCCGGTTCGCCTCTGAATACGGCTTCCAGTCGTGGCCTTCCTTCTCCACTCTGCAGCCG GTTTCCATCCCAGAAGACTGGAGCTACAGCAGTAACTTCACCTCCCATCGTCAGCACCACGCGGACGGGAACCAGCAGATGTTGCAGCAGGCTGCTTTACACTTCCACCTGCCGAACTCCACAGATCCACTGAAAAGATTCACAGACACACTCTACCTCACTCag GTCATGCAGGCGCAGTGCGTCAAGGCTCAGACTGAGTTTTATCGACGGAGTCAGAGTGAGATCATCGAGGGCAAAGGTCAAACCATGGGCGCTCTCTACTGGCAGCTCAATGATATTTGGCAGGCGCCTTCCTGGTCATCGATAG AGTTTGGTGGGAAGTGGAAAATGTTGCATCATTTCGCACAGAGCTTCTTTGCGGCCGTCCTGCCCGTCGGTTTTGAGGATGATGACACGCTCTTCATCTACGCCGTCTCAGACCTGAGTCATGACCTGAAGCTCAGGGCGGCG GTTTCGGTGTACTCGTGGAGTGATCTGGATCCTGTGTGCACACTGAAGTCAGACCTGGTTCTGGTACCCGGAGGCAGCGCCGTGGTCATATTCAAACAGCCAGTTTCCGCCCTGCTGGCAGGATGCGGCCACTGCACCCGCCTCACCTGCCTGCTCACCTTCCACCTAGAGGACAGCGACGGCCAGCAGGGTCCCACCAACCACCACTTTCTCTGCTCACCTAAAGACGCTCAGGGCCTCCAGAGACCAAACATTACA